In Deinococcus sp. KNUC1210, a single genomic region encodes these proteins:
- a CDS encoding ParB/RepB/Spo0J family partition protein — protein sequence MRRAGATLQQVQAEAHDLSQTRHPVQYLHVDSLTPWREQPRREFDEASLAAFTQEILDHGVNHALLIRAVGDQRIIIAGERRWQVSKLAGQKNPNRLFVPCVVREMTDTEAHTVAIMENVQREDLNPYEFAAAVARLCTLTLKITQDELIRRLTQAYNRRDAEAAETVTLAGVLGRMGSKYARLTWKSYVVNYLPMLRYPAHLSAALQRGVAYTKVALLLKLKTETQQRQALEEIESQGLSLEESRRVIASMLQTGQPTLSQDVKQTLTQVRAVTRRLTAQRWAALTPEAQRRALALTAELQTLLDN from the coding sequence ATGAGGCGTGCCGGAGCCACACTCCAACAGGTGCAGGCCGAGGCCCACGATCTCTCCCAGACGCGCCATCCGGTTCAGTATCTGCACGTCGACAGCCTGACACCCTGGCGTGAACAGCCGAGGCGCGAATTCGATGAAGCGTCTCTGGCGGCCTTCACTCAGGAAATTCTGGACCACGGCGTCAATCACGCTCTGCTGATCCGGGCAGTGGGCGATCAGCGCATCATCATCGCTGGAGAGCGCCGCTGGCAGGTCAGCAAACTGGCCGGGCAGAAGAATCCTAACCGCCTGTTCGTGCCCTGCGTCGTGCGCGAGATGACCGATACCGAAGCTCACACGGTCGCCATCATGGAGAACGTCCAGCGGGAAGACCTGAATCCGTATGAGTTCGCCGCTGCTGTGGCGAGGTTGTGCACGCTGACGCTGAAGATCACCCAGGATGAGCTGATTCGGCGTCTGACACAGGCGTACAACCGCCGTGACGCGGAAGCCGCCGAAACAGTTACGCTGGCCGGTGTCCTCGGGCGCATGGGCAGCAAATATGCGCGTCTGACCTGGAAATCGTACGTGGTGAACTATCTGCCGATGTTGCGTTATCCAGCCCATCTGAGTGCGGCTCTTCAGCGGGGAGTGGCCTATACCAAGGTTGCACTGCTGCTGAAACTCAAGACCGAGACGCAGCAGCGGCAGGCATTGGAAGAGATCGAGTCTCAGGGGCTGAGCCTGGAGGAAAGCCGTCGCGTGATCGCCTCGATGCTACAGACGGGTCAGCCGACACTGAGCCAGGATGTCAAGCAGACACTGACCCAGGTTCGGGCGGTCACACGCAGGCTCACAGCACAGCGCTGGGCAGCCCTGACCCCGGAAGCACAGCGGCGTGCCCTAGCGCTGACCGCCGAACTCCAGACGCTCCTGGACAACTGA
- a CDS encoding aldo/keto reductase — MEYRQLGRTGLQVSPLCLGTMNFGPETSEDDSHHIMNRALDQGINFFDTANVYGRKQGEGVTEQIIGRWLEQNPGKRDQIVLATKVYGRMGDGPNDQRLSAYHIRRACEESLRRLKTDHIDLYQMHHIDRRTPWEEVWQAMEQLVREGKVLYVGSSNFAGWNIAQANMLAAERHFMGLVSEQSLYNLNARTVELEVIPACSAFGLGLIPWSPLGGGLLGGALQKVASGRRASERMQQEIEKYRPQLERYEALCRELNQEPADVALAWLLHNPVVTAPIIGPRTAEQLEGSLRALKIRLSDETLKALDDIWPGPGGQAPEAYAW, encoded by the coding sequence ATGGAGTATCGTCAACTGGGCCGGACTGGCCTGCAAGTCAGCCCGCTGTGTCTGGGCACCATGAATTTCGGCCCCGAAACCAGCGAAGATGACAGCCATCACATCATGAACAGGGCGCTCGATCAGGGCATCAATTTTTTCGATACCGCCAATGTCTATGGCAGGAAGCAGGGCGAGGGAGTCACCGAACAGATCATCGGGCGCTGGCTGGAGCAGAATCCTGGCAAGCGCGATCAGATCGTTCTCGCCACCAAGGTCTACGGCAGAATGGGCGACGGTCCCAACGATCAGCGTCTTTCGGCCTACCACATCCGCCGTGCCTGTGAAGAAAGCCTGCGTCGCCTGAAGACTGACCATATCGACCTGTACCAGATGCATCACATCGACCGCCGGACGCCGTGGGAAGAGGTGTGGCAGGCGATGGAACAGCTGGTGCGCGAGGGAAAGGTGCTGTACGTAGGAAGCAGCAATTTCGCGGGCTGGAACATCGCGCAGGCAAATATGCTGGCGGCGGAGCGGCATTTCATGGGTCTGGTCTCTGAACAGAGTCTCTACAACCTGAATGCCCGCACCGTGGAACTGGAAGTGATTCCGGCCTGCTCGGCGTTCGGTCTGGGGCTGATTCCCTGGAGTCCACTGGGCGGAGGTCTGCTGGGCGGAGCACTGCAGAAGGTCGCCAGCGGTCGCCGGGCCAGCGAGCGGATGCAGCAGGAGATCGAAAAATACCGCCCGCAGCTTGAGCGCTATGAAGCGCTGTGCCGCGAACTGAATCAGGAGCCCGCCGATGTGGCGTTGGCGTGGCTCCTGCACAATCCGGTGGTAACAGCTCCCATCATCGGACCGCGCACCGCGGAACAGCTCGAAGGCTCGCTCCGGGCGCTCAAAATCCGGCTGAGCGACGAGACGCTCAAGGCACTCGACGACATCTGGCCCGGCCCCGGCGGTCAGGCTCCGGAAGCCTACGCGTGGTAA
- a CDS encoding SDR family oxidoreductase: protein MTQRAAGHLTGKVALVTGASSGIGAATALALAEQGAAVALVARRQDRLDTLAQQITAAGGQAEVIALDLSDPSQAEVAVERTLQALGGLDIVVNNAGLMLLGPVGGADVSDWQRMMDLNVLALMRLTHAALPSMKQQKGGHIVNISSVSGRGASPTSAGYSATKWAVGGFSEGLRQEVRLDNIRVTVIEPGVVATELTDHITHEATKTTYESRIATMTPLEAEDIAAAVVYAVTQPLRVNVNEILIRPLDQG, encoded by the coding sequence ATGACGCAGCGAGCAGCAGGACATCTGACCGGAAAAGTCGCCCTCGTGACCGGGGCTTCGAGCGGAATCGGCGCAGCGACGGCGCTGGCACTCGCCGAGCAGGGTGCAGCGGTTGCCCTGGTGGCGCGGCGGCAGGATCGCCTCGATACGCTGGCCCAGCAGATCACGGCGGCGGGTGGGCAGGCCGAAGTGATCGCTCTGGACCTCTCCGACCCGTCACAGGCGGAAGTGGCGGTCGAACGCACCCTTCAGGCCCTGGGCGGGCTGGATATCGTGGTCAACAATGCGGGCCTGATGCTGCTCGGTCCGGTCGGCGGTGCAGATGTCAGCGACTGGCAGCGAATGATGGATCTGAACGTGCTCGCCCTGATGCGTCTGACACACGCCGCTCTGCCGTCCATGAAACAGCAGAAGGGCGGGCATATCGTCAACATCAGTTCGGTGTCGGGACGCGGTGCCAGTCCGACGAGTGCCGGGTACAGCGCGACCAAATGGGCTGTCGGCGGCTTTTCCGAAGGACTGCGCCAGGAAGTGCGGCTCGACAACATCCGGGTAACGGTGATCGAACCCGGCGTGGTCGCCACCGAACTGACCGATCACATCACCCACGAGGCCACCAAGACGACCTATGAAAGCCGCATCGCGACCATGACGCCCCTCGAAGCCGAGGACATCGCGGCGGCAGTGGTCTACGCCGTGACTCAGCCGCTGCGGGTCAATGTCAATGAAATTCTGATTCGCCCGCTCGATCAGGGCTGA
- a CDS encoding carboxypeptidase M32 produces the protein MTQTHAFDQLSAELNDLLCVLNVLTWDARTQMPAGGSASRAQQIATLSAVARQRLLDPAFEQAALQMQDSGSELQQRAAGQALEAIAAMRRVPEALTRDLALLRSEAQDAWASAKAASDFSMFAPALERMVALTRQLADALGHGGQPYDALLNTYEPGMTTATLLPLFARLRTHHVPLLRAIQAKPQPRRDVLTRAYPVEGQRAFSLAAAQRFGYDIARGRLDQSAHPFEISFTRQDVRITTRFQEHFLPGALFGTLHETGHALYEQGVAPELARTVLTSDLLGLYAVGGASYGTHESQSRLWENRIGRSRAYWELHYPELVQTFPSQLSDVPLDDFHRAINAVQPSLIRVEADELTYDLHIMLRVQLELALMNGELSVHELPEAWNARIREDLNLDVPDDAHGVLQDIHWSAGMFGSFPTYTIGNVMASQFYAAAGKAMPDLETQLAHGEYAPLHGWLTENVYQHARRYTPHELLERTTGGGLDPQPYLDYLTRKYTTLYGLEEHL, from the coding sequence ATGACCCAGACACATGCGTTTGATCAACTTTCCGCCGAACTGAACGATCTGCTGTGCGTGCTGAACGTCCTGACCTGGGATGCCCGCACCCAGATGCCCGCCGGAGGCAGTGCCAGCCGCGCCCAGCAGATCGCCACGCTCAGCGCTGTCGCCCGGCAACGCCTGCTCGACCCGGCCTTCGAGCAGGCAGCCCTTCAGATGCAGGACAGCGGGTCCGAGCTACAGCAGCGGGCGGCAGGTCAGGCGCTGGAGGCCATTGCTGCCATGCGCCGCGTGCCGGAAGCGCTGACCCGCGACCTCGCCCTGCTGAGAAGCGAAGCGCAGGATGCCTGGGCCAGTGCGAAGGCAGCCAGCGACTTCAGCATGTTCGCGCCAGCGCTGGAACGGATGGTGGCCCTGACCCGTCAGCTGGCAGACGCCCTCGGACATGGCGGCCAGCCCTACGATGCCCTGCTGAACACCTATGAGCCCGGCATGACCACTGCCACGCTCCTGCCGCTGTTTGCCCGGCTCCGGACGCACCACGTGCCGCTGCTGCGGGCGATTCAGGCTAAACCACAGCCGCGACGCGACGTACTGACCCGTGCGTATCCGGTCGAGGGACAGCGGGCATTCTCGCTGGCGGCGGCGCAGCGCTTCGGCTACGACATCGCGCGGGGCCGCCTCGACCAGTCGGCGCACCCCTTCGAGATCAGTTTTACCCGCCAGGATGTCAGAATCACCACCCGCTTTCAGGAACACTTTCTGCCGGGGGCGCTGTTCGGCACGCTGCACGAGACGGGCCACGCGCTGTACGAGCAGGGCGTAGCGCCAGAGCTTGCCCGCACAGTCCTGACGAGTGATCTGCTGGGCCTGTACGCGGTGGGCGGCGCAAGCTACGGCACGCACGAGAGCCAGTCGCGGCTGTGGGAAAACCGCATCGGGCGTTCACGGGCGTACTGGGAACTGCACTATCCCGAACTCGTGCAGACGTTCCCCTCGCAGCTTTCCGACGTGCCGCTGGATGATTTTCACCGCGCCATCAATGCGGTGCAGCCCAGCCTGATCCGGGTCGAAGCCGACGAACTGACCTACGACCTGCACATCATGCTGCGCGTCCAGCTCGAACTGGCGCTGATGAACGGCGAACTGAGCGTCCATGAGCTGCCGGAAGCCTGGAACGCCCGGATCAGGGAAGATCTGAATCTGGACGTGCCGGACGATGCACACGGCGTCTTGCAGGATATTCACTGGTCGGCGGGGATGTTCGGTTCGTTCCCCACCTACACCATCGGCAACGTGATGGCGTCACAGTTCTATGCGGCGGCTGGAAAGGCCATGCCCGATCTGGAAACGCAGCTGGCACATGGCGAGTACGCTCCGCTGCACGGCTGGCTGACCGAAAACGTGTATCAGCATGCCCGCCGGTACACGCCGCACGAACTGCTGGAGCGCACCACCGGAGGCGGCCTCGATCCGCAGCCCTATCTCGACTATCTGACGCGGAAATACACCACTCTGTACGGCCTGGAGGAACACCTATGA
- a CDS encoding RraA family protein, with translation MTDAPGLPLAQLRDWLAAGDLSCTVSDALGRGGALSATFRPVWAGACLVGPAVTVRTFGTDLSAVFDAIAAAERGSVIVIDSHGILNSAFWGERTTRAALGRGLAGAVIDGACRDVGAVRRLGFPVFSTAITPNAGLPGGRGAVNVPVQVGGVPVQPGDLVVADENGVVIVPQAQLQDTVNAVATLLQAESLLFGSTTDAQALRPEGDL, from the coding sequence ATGACTGACGCGCCCGGTCTGCCGCTGGCACAGCTGCGGGACTGGCTGGCGGCGGGCGACCTCAGCTGCACCGTCAGCGACGCTCTGGGACGCGGAGGGGCGCTGAGCGCGACCTTTCGCCCGGTCTGGGCAGGAGCGTGCCTGGTGGGGCCAGCTGTCACGGTGCGGACGTTCGGCACCGATCTCAGCGCCGTGTTCGACGCGATTGCGGCGGCAGAGCGTGGCAGCGTGATCGTGATCGACTCGCACGGCATTCTCAATTCGGCCTTCTGGGGCGAACGCACCACCCGCGCCGCGCTGGGACGTGGGCTGGCAGGCGCGGTGATCGACGGAGCCTGCCGGGATGTGGGCGCGGTGCGGCGGCTGGGATTTCCGGTCTTCAGCACGGCGATCACGCCGAATGCTGGACTGCCGGGCGGACGCGGCGCGGTCAATGTGCCGGTGCAGGTCGGTGGCGTGCCGGTCCAGCCCGGCGATCTGGTCGTGGCAGACGAAAACGGCGTGGTGATCGTGCCTCAGGCGCAGCTTCAGGACACGGTGAACGCCGTCGCCACCCTGCTTCAGGCCGAATCTCTGCTCTTCGGGAGCACCACGGACGCCCAGGCCCTGCGCCCAGAAGGAGACCTATGA
- a CDS encoding dipeptidase translates to MSSADLERVLSLLETRRADSLNDLLEFASLPSVSAQPQHAPDMQRAADWLTERLRRCGPLSVEQWPTAGHPAVYAEWLGAEGAPTILVYGHYDVQPPDPLERWHTPPFTPTVVGERVYGRGVSDDKGPLLIAVQVADAYFSALGSLPVNVKFLFEGEEEVGSAHLPALVEQQAERLKADFVLSADGGMWSADIPSLTISARGIAALEFTVRGPAKDLHSGRHGGSLHNPLHAISALVASLHDDAGRVAVPGFYDGVQERSAAEREATRQLPFSDEAYLEQTGAPAGYGEEGFSTLERQWDRPTLELNGLWGGYTGEGSKTVLPSEAHAKLTCRLVPGQHPEQIPGLIEAHLRRHLPPGVTLEVRHSDHQASAYHLPAGHPGRRVAREVLAQVYGRPPLEVGMGGSIPVLETFSRVLGIDTVFFSFAVGDEDIHAPNEFFRIPRIAQGQHAWAMYWALLAQEPHD, encoded by the coding sequence ATGAGTTCGGCTGACCTGGAACGGGTGCTGTCGCTGCTGGAAACCCGCCGCGCCGACTCGCTGAACGATCTGCTGGAATTCGCCAGCCTTCCGAGTGTCAGCGCTCAGCCGCAGCACGCGCCCGATATGCAGCGGGCCGCCGACTGGCTGACCGAGCGCCTGCGCCGCTGCGGGCCTCTGTCCGTCGAGCAGTGGCCCACGGCTGGGCATCCGGCAGTGTATGCCGAGTGGCTGGGAGCGGAAGGCGCACCGACGATTCTGGTCTACGGGCACTACGACGTGCAGCCGCCCGATCCGCTGGAGCGCTGGCATACGCCGCCCTTCACGCCGACGGTGGTGGGTGAGCGGGTGTACGGGCGCGGCGTCAGCGACGACAAGGGACCGCTGCTCATCGCGGTGCAGGTGGCCGACGCATATTTCTCGGCGCTGGGAAGTCTGCCGGTCAACGTCAAATTTCTGTTCGAGGGTGAGGAAGAAGTCGGCAGTGCCCATCTGCCCGCGCTGGTCGAGCAGCAGGCCGAGCGCCTGAAGGCCGACTTCGTGCTGAGTGCCGACGGCGGCATGTGGAGCGCCGATATTCCCTCGCTGACCATCAGTGCTCGCGGGATCGCGGCGCTGGAATTCACGGTGCGCGGCCCGGCTAAAGATCTGCACTCCGGACGGCACGGAGGCAGCCTGCACAATCCGCTGCACGCCATTTCGGCGCTGGTCGCCAGCCTGCACGACGATGCCGGGCGCGTGGCGGTGCCGGGGTTTTACGACGGGGTGCAGGAGCGCTCCGCTGCCGAACGCGAGGCCACCCGCCAGCTTCCCTTCAGCGACGAAGCGTATCTGGAGCAGACCGGCGCCCCCGCTGGCTACGGCGAGGAAGGCTTCAGCACCCTGGAGCGCCAGTGGGACCGCCCGACGCTGGAACTCAACGGGCTGTGGGGCGGCTACACCGGCGAGGGCAGCAAAACGGTGCTGCCCAGCGAGGCCCACGCCAAACTCACCTGTCGGCTGGTGCCAGGGCAGCACCCGGAGCAGATTCCCGGCCTGATCGAGGCCCATCTGCGTCGGCACCTGCCGCCCGGCGTCACGCTGGAGGTGCGGCACAGCGACCATCAGGCGAGCGCGTATCACCTTCCTGCTGGTCATCCGGGTCGGCGGGTCGCCCGCGAGGTGCTGGCGCAGGTGTACGGCCGTCCTCCGCTGGAAGTCGGTATGGGCGGCAGCATTCCGGTGCTGGAAACCTTCAGCCGCGTGCTCGGCATCGACACGGTGTTCTTCAGTTTCGCGGTGGGCGACGAGGATATTCACGCGCCCAACGAATTTTTCCGCATTCCGCGCATCGCCCAGGGGCAGCACGCCTGGGCGATGTACTGGGCGCTGCTCGCACAGGAACCGCATGACTGA
- a CDS encoding SDR family NAD(P)-dependent oxidoreductase: MNISFADQTVIVTGAAQGFGRAIALAFAREGAQVYACDVLQQGLQETAALSEAAGTPLHVRLTDITDRDAVKALVAEAVQQTGRIDVLVNNAGGVLGQVGRPLEEVSASDWQSIFSVNVEGAFSFAQACAPYMKSQRSGRIVNISSGAGLGVSLTGIQAYASAKAAQIGLTRQLAHELGEWGITVNNVAPGFVRSNPTTERQWQSYGEEGQQRLVNGIALKRLGSPDDIAAAVLFFASSQAGWITGQVLSVDGGK; encoded by the coding sequence ATGAACATCAGCTTCGCGGATCAGACGGTCATCGTGACCGGGGCAGCGCAGGGGTTCGGGCGGGCTATCGCGCTGGCATTTGCGCGCGAGGGAGCGCAGGTCTATGCCTGCGACGTCCTTCAGCAGGGACTCCAGGAGACGGCGGCGCTGTCGGAAGCTGCGGGAACGCCGCTTCACGTGCGCCTGACCGACATCACCGACCGCGACGCGGTGAAGGCGCTGGTGGCCGAGGCGGTGCAGCAGACCGGGCGCATCGACGTGCTGGTCAACAACGCGGGCGGCGTGCTGGGGCAGGTCGGGCGACCTCTGGAGGAGGTGAGCGCCTCCGACTGGCAGAGCATCTTCAGCGTGAATGTCGAGGGTGCCTTTTCCTTCGCTCAGGCGTGTGCACCATACATGAAGAGCCAGCGGAGCGGACGCATCGTCAATATCTCGTCGGGGGCCGGGCTGGGTGTCAGTCTGACCGGGATTCAGGCGTATGCCAGCGCCAAGGCCGCCCAGATCGGCCTGACGCGGCAACTGGCGCACGAGCTGGGCGAATGGGGAATCACCGTCAACAACGTGGCTCCCGGCTTCGTGCGGAGCAATCCGACCACCGAGCGCCAGTGGCAGAGCTACGGCGAGGAGGGACAGCAGCGGTTGGTCAACGGCATCGCCCTGAAGCGTCTCGGCAGCCCGGACGACATCGCGGCTGCGGTGCTGTTCTTCGCCTCCTCGCAGGCAGGCTGGATCACGGGGCAGGTGCTGAGCGTGGACGGCGGCAAATGA